From one Brachypodium distachyon strain Bd21 chromosome 4, Brachypodium_distachyon_v3.0, whole genome shotgun sequence genomic stretch:
- the LOC100832888 gene encoding 11-beta-hydroxysteroid dehydrogenase 1B isoform X1: MMDLVNGVLNWVAAPSMVASFLLFYPPYYLFKTCYSFLSYLFPEDLSRKVVLITGASSGIGEHLAYQYAMKGASLALVARREWSLRQVADKALELGAPDVLILPGDVSNSEDCTRFVQATIDRYSRLDHLVCNAGIASVGAFQEIPDVTNYSSQLDVNFWGAVQSTFAALPHLKRSRGRIVVTASATGWNPVPRMIFYNAANAALINFFETLRTELGSEVGITIVTPGWIESEMSKGKFLKEHGGVEVDQEFRDAQIGMFPVEYAKNCAKAMVQAARQGERYLTVPAWFSTMYLWRVLAPEVVEFCYRLLYMHGHGADQTDAPSKKMAEGGAKQLLYPSSLHSADVKSD, encoded by the exons ATGATGGATCTGGTGAACGGCGTGCTCAACtgggtggcggcgccctccaTGGTGGCCAGCTTCCTGCTCTTCTACCCGCCCTACTACCTCTTCAAGACCTGCTACTCCTTCCTCTCCTACCTCTTCCCCGAGGACCTCAGCCGCAAGGTCGTCCTCATCaccggcgcctcctccggcaTCGGCGAG CATTTAGCCTACCAGTATGCTATGAAGGGGGCATCCTTGGCCCTTGTTGCAAGAAGGGAATGGAGCCTCCGGCAGGTTGCCGATAAAGCACTCGAGCTCGGGGCGCCAGATGTTCTGATTCTCCCCGGCGATGTATCGAACTCTGAGGACTGCACAAGATTTGTTCAGGCCACAATCGATCGCTACAGCCGAT TGGACCATCTGGTATGCAATGCTGGAATCGCAAGCGTGGGGGCTTTTCAGGAGATTCCTGACGTCACTAACTACAGCTCGCAGCTT GATGTCAACTTCTGGGGTGCAGTTCAGTCAACTTTTGCTGCTCTTCCTCACCTGAAAAGGAGCCGAGGAAGGATCGTGGTCACCGCCTCGGCGACTGGATGGAATCCTGTTCCGCGAATGATCTTCTATAAT GCTGCCAATGCTGCTCTGATAAACTTCTTCGAGACACTGCGGACAGAGCTTGGCAGTGAAGTTGGAATCACGATCGTGACGCCTGGGTGGATCGAGTCCGAGATGTCGAAAGGGAAATTCCTGAAGGAGCACGGCGGAGTGGAGGTTGATCAAGAGTTTCGTGAT GCACAAATTGGTATGTTCCCAGTGGAGTACGCGAAGAACTGCGCGAAAGCCATGGTGCAAGCAGCACGGCAAGGCGAGCGTTATCTCACCGTGCCAGCATGGTTCAGCACAATGTACCTGTGGAGGGTGCTGGCGCCGGAGGTCGTTGAGTTCTGCTACCGCCTTTTGTACATgcacggccatggcgccgaCCAAACTGACGCTCCGAGCAAGAAGATGGCAGAGGGCGGCGCAAAGCAGCTGCTGTACCCCTCCTCGCTGCACTCTGCGGACGTCAAGAGCGACTAA
- the LOC100827606 gene encoding general transcriptional corepressor CYC8 — protein sequence MEDAANPNQTSSTSAAAAAAAAAQHQQLQRQLFLMQQAQAQAQAQAQSHPPAQQLSQQAMSRFPSNIDAHLRPLGPHRFQQPPPSQPQPQPHSQGPSQPQPQSQPQAPPQQQLAAQARGRSPEVEMALQDAMRVCNPDIKTPFQSLEDAVSRLLPYHVVADYEAEEDDRILDSDATGQIPSRLQQWDHNILVKIAEFTTTFEKQVLAYNIMTKKRAIGEFRSEERLMLEQALLQEEKQAMMELRAEIESREKAGREAAEAKMRMAMAEQARVEAQAHSDMIGQGPLRSNAAASQGDDGPSHDMVQEQGEEGWENAQRDGDDPSEDFLNDENEPENGNSDMQEDWRRSGEFDLNSR from the exons ATGGAGGACGCCGCGAACCCCAACCAGACATCTTCcacctccgcggccgccgccgccgctgcggcggctCAGCACCAGCAGCTCCAGCGCCAGCTCTTCCTCATGCAGCAGGCacaggcgcaggcgcaggctCAGGCCCAGTCCCACCCGCCGGCGCAGCAGCTGTCTCAGCAGGCCATGTCCCGCTTCCCCTCCAACATCGACGCTCACCTCCGCCCCCTTGGGCCGCACCGCTTCCAGCAGCCACCGCCATCGCAACCCCAGCCCCAGCCGCATTCGCAGGGCCCATCGCAACCGCAACCGCAGTCACAGCCGCAGGCGCCTCCGCAGCAACAGCTGGCGGCACAGGCTAGGGGCCGGAGCCCCGAGGTGGAGATGGCGCTTCAGGACGCCATGCGGGTCTGCAACCCGGACATCAAGACGCCTTTCCAGTCCCTCGAGGACGCCGTCAGCAG GTTGTTGCCTTACCATGTTGTTGCCGACTACGAggctgaagaagatgacagGATCCTTGACAGTGATGCAACTGGCCAGATTCCTTCTCGCCTGCAGCAATGGGATCATAACATTCTGGTAAAGATTGCTGAGTTTACAACAACTTTTGAGAAGCAAGTGTTGGCATACAACATAATGACCAAGAAAAGGGCCATTGGCGAGTTTCGATCGGAGGAGCGACTCATGCTAGAGCAAGCTTTGTTACAGGAGGAGAAGCAGGCTATGATGGAACTAAGAGCAGAGATAGAATCTAGGGAGAAAGCAGGTCGTGAGGCTGCTGAAGCTAAGATGCGCATGGCAATGGCTGAGCAGGCTCGAGTGGAGGCCCAAGCACACTCTGATATGATTGGTCAGGGCCCTTTGAGGTCCAATGCTGCAGCATCCCAAGGCGATGATGGCCCTAGCCATGACATGGTGCAAGAACAGGGTGAAGAAGGATGGGAAAATGCTCAAAGGGATGGTGATGATCCGTCCGAGGATTTCCTCAATGACGAGAATGAACCAGAGAATGGAAACTCTGATATGCAAGAGGACTGGCGTCGATCGGGGGAATTTGATCTAAACTCTAGATAA
- the LOC100838930 gene encoding F-box protein SKIP19 isoform X2: protein MNPSASLAPPPPPPERDWAALPRDVLWAVFVRAGQRELLRGAGFACAAWWRLARHEPLLWRLVDLDFSLDDKQREEPEEDANSTISYYTVNPEEDSVEHDNSIISAKSLFNADNDSVITDDDLFGNYDDDGAFGSSLLDDDEGGTSGCSSRPDDQFDLKGWEAMARAAVDRSAGQCDSFCSRANDELLLYIADRVPSLRILHITSRYDVSSSVLSEAIKKLPLLEELDVVLKSESNRRCHSDNSWAEVLRSAAEACSHLRHFAVSHDGPKGVANIYYWGKRPKDFAILTMLCLHSLKLFGSSFTRDVVLSIVGSCPNLQSLDLTHAAYLKMDGELMAKCSMIKDLRLQDDDSSSCIAF, encoded by the exons ATGAATCCCTCCGCCTCCctggccccgccgccgccgccgccggagagggACTGGGCCGCGCTGCCGCGTGACGTCCTATGGGCTGTCTTCGTCAGGGCTGGGCAAAGAGAGCTCCTACGTGGCGCTGGTTTCGCATGCGCCGCGTGGTGGCGCCTCGCGCGCCACGAACCCCTGCTGTGGCGGCTCGTCGACCTGGACTTCTCGCTGGACGATAAACAGAGAGAGGAGCCGGAAGAGGATGCTAATAGCACCATCAGCTATTACACCGTCAACCCTGAGGAAGATTCAGTCGAGCACGACAACTCCATCATCTCCGCTAAATCCCTTTTCAATGCCGACAACGACTCCGTCATCACCGACGACGATCTTTTCGGTAACTACGACGACGATGGCGCCTTCGGAAGCTCCCTtctggacgacgacgaaggtgGCACCTCCGGGTGCTCGTCCCGTCCCGACGACCAATTCGATCTGAAGGGATGGGAGGCCATGGCTCGCGCTGCCGTGGACCGCAGCGCCGGACAGTGCGATTCTTTTTGCAGCCGTGCTAATGATGAGCTCCTCCTCTACATCGCTGATAG GGTACCATCTTTAAGAATCCTGCATATAACCTCGCGCTACGACGTGTCTTCCAGCGTACTCTCTGAGGCTATAAAGAAGCTCCCTTTGCTTGAAGAGCTCGATGTTGTTCTCAAATCTGAGTCCAACCGCCGGTGCCATTCCGACAATTCCTGGGCAGAGGTGCTCCGGTCTGCTGCTGAAGCCTGCAGCCATCTGAGACACTTTGCAGTGAGCCATGATGGGCCCAAAGGGGTCGCTAACATTTACTACTGGGGCAAGCGCCCCAAGGATTTTGCAATCCTGACGATGCTTTGCCTGCACTCCCTCAAGCTGTTTGGTAGCTCCTTCACGCGAGATGTAGTGCTGAGTATCGTTGGCAGCTGCCCCAACCTGCAGTCTCTTGACCTGACTCATGCTGCCTACCTGAAAATGGATGGGGAGCTGATGGCCAAGTGTTCCATGATAAAGGATCTGAGGCTTCAAGATGATGACTCCAGCTCAT GTATTGCTTTCTGA
- the LOC100839022 gene encoding uncharacterized protein LOC100839022 isoform X1 has product MAPALLPLSPWPPYPKPPPLHHNPSPARPRGRCGASRRDFAIHTAVAAASAAAAMSPSTGAAEEAPPSVAPPPTPPPPKSASPVLGGIANTRSWSQYYGSGFSIRVPPSFDDVLEPEDFSAAMTYYGDKAKIRAYAARFASPDRSELVSVVIKPSNQLKITFLEAKDISELGTLKEASKLFVPGGAKIHSARTIKVKDQEDIRTYYFYEFGFDKQHVALMATVDSGKTYIAAATAPETRWEMDGVKLRSAAVSMSLS; this is encoded by the exons ATGGCCCCGGCACTCCTCCCCCTCTCCCCTTGGCCTCCTTATCCGAAACCACCACCGCTGCACCACAACCCCAgccccgcccgcccgcgcggCCGGTGCGGCGCCTCGCGCCGCGACTTCGCCATCCACACTGCCGtcgcagccgcctccgccgcggccgcaaTGAGCCCTTCCACCGGCGCCGCAGAGGAGGCGCCCCCTTCGGtggcaccgccgccgacgcctcccCCTCCCAAGAGCGCGAGCCCGGTGCTGGGCGGCATCGCGAACACGAGGTCGTGGTCGCAGTACTACGGCAGCGGCTTCTCCATCCGCGTGCCGCCGTCCTTCGACGACGTATTGGAGCCTGAG GATTTCAGCGCCGCGATGACCTACTACGGCGACAAGGCGAAGATCAGGGCGTATGCTGCTCGGTTCGCATCTCCAGATAG GTCAGAACTTGTAAGCGTGGTAATCAAGCCATCCAATCAGCTCAAGATCACATTCCTAGAG GCCAAAGATATAAGTGAGTTGGGCACTCTAAAGGAGGCATCAAAGTTATTTGTACCTG GTGGTGCAAAAATACACTCAGCTCGAACAATTAAAGTTAAGGATCAGGAGGATATTAG GACATATTACTTCTATGAATTTGGTTTTGACAAACAACATGTTGCTCTAATGGCTACTGTGGATAGTGGGAAG ACATATATTGCTGCTGCCACAGCTCCAGAGACGAGGTGGGAGATGGATGGCGTGAAATTGCGTTCGGCTGCTGTATCTATGTCTCTTTCATGA
- the LOC100832888 gene encoding 11-beta-hydroxysteroid dehydrogenase 1B isoform X2: protein MKGASLALVARREWSLRQVADKALELGAPDVLILPGDVSNSEDCTRFVQATIDRYSRLDHLVCNAGIASVGAFQEIPDVTNYSSQLDVNFWGAVQSTFAALPHLKRSRGRIVVTASATGWNPVPRMIFYNAANAALINFFETLRTELGSEVGITIVTPGWIESEMSKGKFLKEHGGVEVDQEFRDAQIGMFPVEYAKNCAKAMVQAARQGERYLTVPAWFSTMYLWRVLAPEVVEFCYRLLYMHGHGADQTDAPSKKMAEGGAKQLLYPSSLHSADVKSD from the exons ATGAAGGGGGCATCCTTGGCCCTTGTTGCAAGAAGGGAATGGAGCCTCCGGCAGGTTGCCGATAAAGCACTCGAGCTCGGGGCGCCAGATGTTCTGATTCTCCCCGGCGATGTATCGAACTCTGAGGACTGCACAAGATTTGTTCAGGCCACAATCGATCGCTACAGCCGAT TGGACCATCTGGTATGCAATGCTGGAATCGCAAGCGTGGGGGCTTTTCAGGAGATTCCTGACGTCACTAACTACAGCTCGCAGCTT GATGTCAACTTCTGGGGTGCAGTTCAGTCAACTTTTGCTGCTCTTCCTCACCTGAAAAGGAGCCGAGGAAGGATCGTGGTCACCGCCTCGGCGACTGGATGGAATCCTGTTCCGCGAATGATCTTCTATAAT GCTGCCAATGCTGCTCTGATAAACTTCTTCGAGACACTGCGGACAGAGCTTGGCAGTGAAGTTGGAATCACGATCGTGACGCCTGGGTGGATCGAGTCCGAGATGTCGAAAGGGAAATTCCTGAAGGAGCACGGCGGAGTGGAGGTTGATCAAGAGTTTCGTGAT GCACAAATTGGTATGTTCCCAGTGGAGTACGCGAAGAACTGCGCGAAAGCCATGGTGCAAGCAGCACGGCAAGGCGAGCGTTATCTCACCGTGCCAGCATGGTTCAGCACAATGTACCTGTGGAGGGTGCTGGCGCCGGAGGTCGTTGAGTTCTGCTACCGCCTTTTGTACATgcacggccatggcgccgaCCAAACTGACGCTCCGAGCAAGAAGATGGCAGAGGGCGGCGCAAAGCAGCTGCTGTACCCCTCCTCGCTGCACTCTGCGGACGTCAAGAGCGACTAA
- the LOC100839022 gene encoding uncharacterized protein LOC100839022 isoform X2, which translates to MAPALLPLSPWPPYPKPPPLHHNPSPARPRGRCGASRRDFAIHTAVAAASAAAAMSPSTGAAEEAPPSVAPPPTPPPPKSASPVLGGIANTRSWSQYYGSGFSIRVPPSFDDVLEPEDFSAAMTYYGDKAKIRAYAARFASPDRSELVSVVIKPSNQLKITFLEAKDISELGTLKEASKLFVPGGAKIHSARTIKVKDQEDIRTYYFYEFGFDKQHVALMATVDSGKLQRRGGRWMA; encoded by the exons ATGGCCCCGGCACTCCTCCCCCTCTCCCCTTGGCCTCCTTATCCGAAACCACCACCGCTGCACCACAACCCCAgccccgcccgcccgcgcggCCGGTGCGGCGCCTCGCGCCGCGACTTCGCCATCCACACTGCCGtcgcagccgcctccgccgcggccgcaaTGAGCCCTTCCACCGGCGCCGCAGAGGAGGCGCCCCCTTCGGtggcaccgccgccgacgcctcccCCTCCCAAGAGCGCGAGCCCGGTGCTGGGCGGCATCGCGAACACGAGGTCGTGGTCGCAGTACTACGGCAGCGGCTTCTCCATCCGCGTGCCGCCGTCCTTCGACGACGTATTGGAGCCTGAG GATTTCAGCGCCGCGATGACCTACTACGGCGACAAGGCGAAGATCAGGGCGTATGCTGCTCGGTTCGCATCTCCAGATAG GTCAGAACTTGTAAGCGTGGTAATCAAGCCATCCAATCAGCTCAAGATCACATTCCTAGAG GCCAAAGATATAAGTGAGTTGGGCACTCTAAAGGAGGCATCAAAGTTATTTGTACCTG GTGGTGCAAAAATACACTCAGCTCGAACAATTAAAGTTAAGGATCAGGAGGATATTAG GACATATTACTTCTATGAATTTGGTTTTGACAAACAACATGTTGCTCTAATGGCTACTGTGGATAGTGGGAAG CTCCAGAGACGAGGTGGGAGATGGATGGCGTGA
- the LOC100838930 gene encoding putative F-box/LRR-repeat protein 23 isoform X1 produces MNPSASLAPPPPPPERDWAALPRDVLWAVFVRAGQRELLRGAGFACAAWWRLARHEPLLWRLVDLDFSLDDKQREEPEEDANSTISYYTVNPEEDSVEHDNSIISAKSLFNADNDSVITDDDLFGNYDDDGAFGSSLLDDDEGGTSGCSSRPDDQFDLKGWEAMARAAVDRSAGQCDSFCSRANDELLLYIADRVPSLRILHITSRYDVSSSVLSEAIKKLPLLEELDVVLKSESNRRCHSDNSWAEVLRSAAEACSHLRHFAVSHDGPKGVANIYYWGKRPKDFAILTMLCLHSLKLFGSSFTRDVVLSIVGSCPNLQSLDLTHAAYLKMDGELMAKCSMIKDLRLQDDDSSSCEESGDDIGGIINFPF; encoded by the exons ATGAATCCCTCCGCCTCCctggccccgccgccgccgccgccggagagggACTGGGCCGCGCTGCCGCGTGACGTCCTATGGGCTGTCTTCGTCAGGGCTGGGCAAAGAGAGCTCCTACGTGGCGCTGGTTTCGCATGCGCCGCGTGGTGGCGCCTCGCGCGCCACGAACCCCTGCTGTGGCGGCTCGTCGACCTGGACTTCTCGCTGGACGATAAACAGAGAGAGGAGCCGGAAGAGGATGCTAATAGCACCATCAGCTATTACACCGTCAACCCTGAGGAAGATTCAGTCGAGCACGACAACTCCATCATCTCCGCTAAATCCCTTTTCAATGCCGACAACGACTCCGTCATCACCGACGACGATCTTTTCGGTAACTACGACGACGATGGCGCCTTCGGAAGCTCCCTtctggacgacgacgaaggtgGCACCTCCGGGTGCTCGTCCCGTCCCGACGACCAATTCGATCTGAAGGGATGGGAGGCCATGGCTCGCGCTGCCGTGGACCGCAGCGCCGGACAGTGCGATTCTTTTTGCAGCCGTGCTAATGATGAGCTCCTCCTCTACATCGCTGATAG GGTACCATCTTTAAGAATCCTGCATATAACCTCGCGCTACGACGTGTCTTCCAGCGTACTCTCTGAGGCTATAAAGAAGCTCCCTTTGCTTGAAGAGCTCGATGTTGTTCTCAAATCTGAGTCCAACCGCCGGTGCCATTCCGACAATTCCTGGGCAGAGGTGCTCCGGTCTGCTGCTGAAGCCTGCAGCCATCTGAGACACTTTGCAGTGAGCCATGATGGGCCCAAAGGGGTCGCTAACATTTACTACTGGGGCAAGCGCCCCAAGGATTTTGCAATCCTGACGATGCTTTGCCTGCACTCCCTCAAGCTGTTTGGTAGCTCCTTCACGCGAGATGTAGTGCTGAGTATCGTTGGCAGCTGCCCCAACCTGCAGTCTCTTGACCTGACTCATGCTGCCTACCTGAAAATGGATGGGGAGCTGATGGCCAAGTGTTCCATGATAAAGGATCTGAGGCTTCAAGATGATGACTCCAGCTCATGTGAGGAAAGCGGAGACGACATTGGCGGGATCATAAACTTTCCTTTTTAG
- the LOC100838619 gene encoding uncharacterized protein LOC100838619, with protein sequence MATQVGNPSAAMYSLLLLIVILVLSGSSASQAVRSHGRGGYVSVVGDPGMRRDGLRVAWEAWNFCNEVGREAPGMGSPRGADCFDIDSSVDEQGRATYEVAHRVTDADNDLRAGDPFPGSSTAAATVITDVDRYAAAKELYLGDRCQVSDSPAPPWQFWMVMLKNGNLDTTAAVCPDNGRPARPFAPTSRFPCPGGPGNCMNQPLVFHNRTALSDGRWLRGGLFGTYELDAGHAATEFGSNPNVSYYSVMWEKQIDEPTGSGSGSGWVFHHKLRTSPSYPWLMLYLRSDATKGFSGGYHYDTRGMTKIVPESPNFKVRLTLEVKKGGGPNSQFYLLDMGSCWKNDGSPCDGDTTTDVTRYSEMIINPDTPSWCTPARTDQCPPWHTFRNGTKVHRNDTAGRFPYAAYHVYCSPGNARGRAERPTTYCDAYSNPQPQEILQIVPHPVWGEFGYPTARGQGWVGDPRAWELDVGALSQALYFYQEPGTEPARRRWTSLDVGTEIYVSEHGEAEWTLSGFDVIVPDGCVVGSKGGTIASCW encoded by the exons ATGGCTACGCAGGTCGGCAATCCCTCCGCGGCCATGTActccctgctcctcctcatcgtcatcCTCGTTCTCTCGGGCAGCTCGGCCTCTCAGGCCGTCAGAAGCCATGGCCGTGGCGGCTACGTGTCGGTGGTCGGCGACCCCGGCATGCGGCGGGACGGGCTCCGCGTGGCCTGGGAAGCGTGGAACTTCTGCAACGAGGTCGGCCGAGAGGCCCCCGGCATGGGCAGCCCCCGCGGCGCGGACTGCTTCGACATCG ACAGCAGCGTGGACGAGCAAGGCCGGGCGACGTACGAGGTGGCGCACCGGGTGACGGACGCCGACAACGACCTCCGTGCCGGCGACCCGTTCCCCGGcagcagcacggcggcggccaccgtgATCACCGACGTGGACCGGTacgcggcggcgaaggagcTCTACCTGGGAGACCGGTGCCAGGTGTCCGAcagcccggcgccgccgtggcaGTTCTGGATGGTGATGCTCAAGAACGGCAACCTGGACACGACGGCCGCCGTCTGCCCCGACAACGGCCGCCCGGCGCGCCCCTTCGCTCCGACCTCCCGCTTCCCCTGCCCCGGCGgacccggcaactgcatgaaCCAGCCGCTCGTGTTCCACAACCGCACCGCGTTGTCCGACGGCCGGTGGCTCCGCGGCGGGCTGTTCGGCACCTACGAGCTGGACGCCGGTCACGCCGCCACGGAATTTGGGAGTAATCCCAATGTGTCGTACTACTCGGTGATGTGGGAGAAGCAGATCGACGAGCCAACGGGCagcggctccggctccggctggGTGTTCCACCACAAGCTGCGCACCTCGCCCAGCTACCCATGGCTCATGCTCTACCTCCGCTCCGACGCCACCAAGGGGTTCTCCGGCGGCTACCACTACGACACCCGAGGCATGACAAAGATA GTGCCGGAGTCACCGAACTTCAAGGTGAGGCTGACACTGGAGGTAAAAAAAGGCGGCGGCCCGAACAGCCAGTTCTACCTTCTAGACATGGGCAGCTGCTGGAAGAACGACGGCAGCCCCTGCGACGGCGACACCACCACGGACGTGACACGGTACAGCGAGATGATCATCAACCCGGACACTCCGTCCTGGTGCACGCCGGCCCGGACCGACCAGTGCCCGCCGTGGCACACGTTCCGGAACGGCACTAAGGTGCACCGCAACGACACCGCCGGCCGGTTCCCCTACGCGGCGTACCACGTGTACTGCTCGCCCGGGAATGCGCGGGGCCGCGCCGAGCGGCCGACGACGTACTGTGACGCTTACAGCAACCCGCAGCCGCAGGAGATCCTGCAGATCGTGCCGCACCCGGTCTGGGGCGAGTTCGGGTACCCGACGGCCAGAGGGCAAGGGTGGGTTGGGGATCCCAGGGCTTGGGAGCTGGACGTCGGGGCGCTGTCCCAGGCGCTGTATTTTTACCAGGAACCCGGGACGGAGCCGGCCAGGAGAAGGTGGACTTCGCTGGATGTTGGCACGGAGATTTACGTCAGTGAGCACGGTGAGGCGGAGTGGACGTTGAGTGGGTTCGACGTCATTGTTCCCGACGGTTGTGTTGTTGGGTCAAAAGGGGGAACCATCGCTAGCTGTTGGTAG